AGGTAAAGTACATAATCCAGCACAGAAAAGGTATATAGCAGTGTTTGCAAAAAACAGTCATTATTACAGACTGCTCCGTCTGTGCTGTCAGCCAGTATTGATAATTACCAGATTCAGGAGTCAGTGTCAGAGGTGTGGTAACATCAATTTGTGAGAAGAGGAAAAACTTAAGAAGGAAACCTGAAAACAGATTCTCACTGTGACTGCACCAGGATTTCAAATTAATTCTAAAATGTAttagtgaatttttttttaattaactttcCTAAAAGCTTTTTTATTGACTCCCTAAACCATTTCAATAAGAAAGCATAAATAATTGGATTCATTCCTGAATTCAAATAACCAATCCACTGAACAATGTCATATACGTAAGGTGTGGATAAACTTGTCACTGAatctattaaaatgtatataaaagtGGGCGACCAGCAGGACAGGTACACACCAGTAACTATGCCCAGTGTCCTGGTGGATTTTTGCTCCATTTTAGACAAAATGATTCTAGACTTTTCCCGGTTCTCAACAGTAAGAATTGTGACGTGAAGAGAACGGGCTTGTTTATGTGCAATAACTAGGATTTTCAGGTAGAGGCCAATCATAAATAACCCTGGgatgaagaaaacaaaaactgaagATAATATGCTTGACAGCTTGTCTAATAACACAGTACACCTTCCCTCACAGTTTAATTGTGTGAGGGAAACATCCTGAATTGTCAAGCTGTTTAGCTCCATCCCAAAGCCGATGAGGGCAGAAAGAACCCAGCAGGTCAGGATCATGTACTTTGCAACACAAGTAGTGATCTTAGCGTGGTACAGCAGAGGCCGAGAAACAGCAACGTACCGGTCAATGGAAATGAAATACAGCATAAAAATTGATGCTGCGCTAAGCAAAGTATCTATATTGTAGTGGATCTTACAAAACGATTCACCCAAATACCAGCAGGTTTCCAGGGAGCGTATCAAGCTAGGCAGCATGACCACTGCCCCCAGGAGGAAGTCGCTCACAGccagggagaggatgaggtAATTGGTGGGAGTGTGCAGCTGTTTGCAGTGGGATATAGTAACAATGACGAGGAGATTTCCCAGCACAGTGAGGAGTATGGTGGCCCCTAATAGAACATACAAAGAGGCTCGTATTGTGGTTGGATAGACAAGCTTTAGGCAGGAAGTGTTGGAAGATTCAAAGCAATAGTGTATATTTTCCATCTCAGAATGGTTGGTTTTCATCCTTTGATGCTCCACTGTCAAACGATGCTCTGAAATCTGCAGATGGATAAACAGAATGAGATCTTAACCTGCACGTCAACATCACAGTGCATTAAAAATGCACCTATCTTTGTGCATCTGTATTATACACGGATACATCGATTCTTCCTCAGAGGTGCCATGATGTCCACACATTTACAATGTCATCTCTCATTACAAGTGTACAGATTTGACACAGACACGTTTGTTTGTATATTAGGGATATTTTTCCTTCTCAGACTGTACAATATGTATCTACTCACATGGTTTACGATACGATGCAAAATCATGTCATTAAATACGATTCTCTTTACAACAAATTTATTCAGTTTTGATTGGATTGTGGGTGGAGCTCGGGGAGCCAGGGGACGGTGCCCCCCAGTCGCCTGAGTCGAACTTGCAATTAATTGGCAAGAGCAGCATTGCACACGTTCTGCATGGTGCCGGTTTGCACCTTCCTTATAAGCGGTTTGTTGGCACCCTATAGGTGGACAAAATACCagattatgtgtgcatgagatACGCATGTTAACTCAAAATCTAAGCAGGAACCGGGTCCCCATCTAAACGCAAACATCAGACTCCGCTTAAGGATTGGATACAGTTTGAATCCATTGAACATGATTTGAAGCCACCTGAGACTCTAGGTGCCAGAGGTTGTTAGGCTAaatggtgtctctgaattgcccatggtgtgtgtgagtgtatgtgccctgcgatggactggcatcccgtcgggggtgtaccccagccatgtgccttatgctgcctgggacagactgcAGGCCAACTATGACCCTGCCCTGGATCAGCATTTAGAGGTGCATGGATCAAATATCAAACTTTATTTAATCTTTAATAACAAGATTTACATAGGTATAACTACAGAACTGATTCCCATTTGCTTAGGTTCTGCAGtaataagcttttttttttttttaattaattttacttttaaaaatgtttacattaaATTATCAGAATTATCTGTATTTTTCACCCTTTCTCTTAAATTATCCTTATCATTTAGCTGCTATTTTACAAGCCACTGAATGAAAACCAGTTGGATTATTTACTGCATATTAATTTAATAACTATTCACTTTCTAATGtgtaaaaataaagttttaactGTAAGCTGTCGAATGCTCTGGCAAATCTTACCTTCCCCCTGTAGAGGAAGCCTGCCACACTGGAGGAGGCTCTGTAATATATACTCACGGTTTGGCAGAAACATATTACCCATCATGCCATGCGGCACTCTCTGGGACCGTATCTTTCCTCACTGGCTTTAATTAACCAATGAAAACATCAGATGTCCAAACACTTGCATGTCACCTCTGAGGTCTTGTATGTATTTCAAACATGGTATTGTCTTTAATCCGCAGTGCATCTGACTGTCTTTTAGCTGATGTAATGACTGTTCCACAGCACAGTGGACATACATACAAAAGTAAATACACTGAGACTGTCTGCTGATTTTAGATGTGTATAGATGAAGTGAATAAGGAAAATAGATGAATTTTAC
This window of the Paramormyrops kingsleyae isolate MSU_618 chromosome 19, PKINGS_0.4, whole genome shotgun sequence genome carries:
- the LOC140581202 gene encoding trace amine-associated receptor 1-like; this translates as MKTNHSEMENIHYCFESSNTSCLKLVYPTTIRASLYVLLGATILLTVLGNLLVIVTISHCKQLHTPTNYLILSLAVSDFLLGAVVMLPSLIRSLETCWYLGESFCKIHYNIDTLLSAASIFMLYFISIDRYVAVSRPLLYHAKITTCVAKYMILTCWVLSALIGFGMELNSLTIQDVSLTQLNCEGRCTVLLDKLSSILSSVFVFFIPGLFMIGLYLKILVIAHKQARSLHVTILTVENREKSRIILSKMEQKSTRTLGIVTGVYLSCWSPTFIYILIDSVTSLSTPYVYDIVQWIGYLNSGMNPIIYAFLLKWFRESIKKLLGKLIKKKFTNTF